From Eleftheria terrae, the proteins below share one genomic window:
- a CDS encoding alpha/beta hydrolase — MAGVIDRIRRANRPPYYTLPPSEARQAYLAAAEILDLPRAPLARVHDLVLPADDGSPLPARLYAPSHERLPALLYLHGGGFTIGGIETHDSLCRQLALRSGAAVVSLEYRLAPEHRFPVAVDDAWAGLRGLHERGEALGLDTRRLAVGGDSAGGTLAAVCAILARDAGLPLALQLLVTPGTTAHQDTASHATFAEGFVLERAAIEWFFAQYIDPADRSDWRFAPLNAPDLDGVAPAWVCLAECDPLVDEGIAYADRLRLAGVPVSLELYRGLTHDFIKMGRAIPEALQAQADAADALREALFDEAR; from the coding sequence ATGGCGGGCGTGATCGACCGCATCCGCCGCGCCAACCGCCCCCCTTACTACACCTTGCCGCCGTCCGAAGCCCGGCAGGCCTACCTGGCCGCGGCCGAGATCCTGGACCTGCCGCGCGCGCCGCTCGCCAGGGTGCACGACCTGGTGCTGCCGGCCGATGACGGCAGCCCCCTGCCAGCCCGGCTGTACGCGCCCTCGCACGAGCGGCTGCCAGCCTTGCTTTACCTGCATGGTGGCGGCTTCACCATCGGTGGCATCGAGACGCATGACAGCCTGTGCCGCCAGCTGGCTCTGCGCAGCGGCGCTGCGGTGGTCTCGCTGGAATACCGGCTGGCGCCCGAGCACCGCTTTCCGGTGGCCGTGGACGATGCCTGGGCCGGGCTGCGGGGCCTGCATGAGCGCGGCGAGGCGCTGGGCCTGGACACCCGGCGGCTGGCGGTCGGCGGCGACAGCGCCGGGGGCACCCTGGCTGCGGTCTGCGCCATCCTGGCACGCGACGCCGGGCTGCCGCTGGCTTTGCAGCTGCTCGTGACGCCTGGCACCACCGCGCACCAGGACACCGCGTCGCACGCCACCTTTGCCGAAGGCTTCGTGCTGGAGCGCGCCGCCATCGAGTGGTTCTTCGCGCAGTACATCGACCCTGCCGACCGCAGCGACTGGCGCTTTGCCCCGCTGAACGCGCCGGACCTCGACGGCGTGGCACCGGCCTGGGTCTGCCTGGCCGAATGCGATCCCCTGGTGGACGAAGGCATCGCCTACGCCGATCGTCTGCGGCTGGCTGGCGTGCCGGTGTCGCTCGAGCTCTACCGCGGCCTGACGCACGACTTCATCAAGATGGGTC